The Gilliamella apicola genome window below encodes:
- the yccS gene encoding YccS family putative transporter, translated as MHPFILTLHKVFYSSNLLFSIRMLISLTGSTLVPWYFGHTTLVIPLTLGVVAAGLTEIDTRLLSRCINLVLTLFCFALGTFSVELLFDYPALFMIGLVSSTFIFIMLGSLGQRYGVIAFGSLLIAAYTMLGHNLFDDKLTLPCFLLLGALWYNVVSLIESIIQPIRTTQQSLSICFMKLAQYLDAKAAMFDPDETDGFKKQTLQLTESNNQLISAFNDTKRSLFNRLKSYRGQSYIRKLLSYYFVAQDIHERASSAHGQYQALSEHFKHSDILFRFARILNLQAKACMQFAIAIKLNQTYQHDPLFARYFTYLEEAIAQYQLSNKADMLLIKSLKNLHQNLLSIDLLLTNIDTEQHLSKEQEDNQLIDEELTSFHDLFAKIKRNLTVKSPLFRHAVRMSLVFFVGYMVILFSDLSHGYWIILTSLFVCQPNYSTTKHRLKLRVIGTILGIIVGIPLTFLFPSIPEQLVLIIITGWLFFLFKNSQYAYATAFITLLVFFSFSLIGESSISVAISRIIATLIGCFIAWFAVSFIWPDWKFRNLPKLVDRVCHDNSHYLALIGHQYLSGKTNDPQYRVARRAAHDSSADLSSLISLMTKEPHMNQAIIDKGFRLLTLNNILISYLSTLGAHRDKNISSKTLDLFDDLTVYIINLLSDKKLDSEYQAIKQSVADYIESISINDDQTNSDLLVMQQLALILDILPEIVTLVSELDNKTA; from the coding sequence GTGCATCCTTTTATTTTGACTTTGCATAAAGTCTTTTACAGCAGTAATCTTCTGTTTAGCATCCGCATGCTTATTAGCTTAACTGGTTCAACTTTAGTGCCATGGTATTTTGGCCATACAACACTGGTTATTCCGCTTACGCTTGGTGTGGTGGCTGCTGGATTAACCGAGATTGATACTCGATTACTTAGTCGTTGTATTAATCTAGTATTGACACTGTTCTGTTTTGCACTCGGTACGTTTTCGGTCGAGTTATTATTTGATTACCCTGCTCTGTTTATGATTGGGCTGGTGTCATCTACCTTTATTTTTATTATGCTAGGTTCACTCGGACAGCGTTATGGGGTTATTGCCTTTGGCTCGTTATTGATTGCCGCTTATACAATGCTTGGGCATAATTTATTTGATGATAAACTCACTTTACCCTGTTTTTTATTACTTGGCGCACTATGGTACAACGTTGTATCGCTAATTGAGTCGATCATTCAACCTATTCGCACCACTCAGCAGTCACTTTCAATCTGCTTTATGAAATTAGCGCAATATTTAGATGCCAAAGCAGCAATGTTCGATCCTGATGAAACTGACGGATTTAAAAAGCAAACCTTGCAATTAACCGAAAGTAATAATCAGTTGATCAGTGCGTTTAATGATACGAAACGTTCGCTGTTTAACCGTTTAAAAAGTTATCGTGGGCAATCTTATATTCGTAAACTGTTAAGCTACTATTTTGTAGCGCAAGATATTCATGAACGTGCAAGTTCGGCACATGGACAATATCAAGCATTAAGTGAGCATTTTAAACATAGCGATATTCTATTTCGCTTTGCACGAATTTTAAACTTGCAAGCCAAAGCCTGCATGCAGTTTGCAATAGCAATCAAACTAAACCAAACCTATCAACATGACCCTTTGTTTGCTCGCTATTTTACTTATCTTGAGGAAGCTATTGCCCAATATCAATTAAGCAATAAAGCTGACATGCTTTTGATTAAATCCTTAAAAAATTTACATCAGAATTTACTCTCTATCGACCTACTGCTTACCAATATTGATACTGAACAACATCTTTCCAAAGAGCAAGAAGATAATCAATTGATTGACGAAGAGCTAACTAGCTTTCACGATCTGTTTGCTAAAATTAAGCGTAATTTGACCGTAAAGTCTCCACTATTTCGTCATGCAGTGCGAATGAGTTTAGTGTTTTTTGTGGGATATATGGTAATTCTCTTTTCTGATTTATCGCATGGATATTGGATCATTTTAACCAGCTTGTTTGTGTGTCAACCAAACTATTCAACCACAAAACATCGATTAAAATTACGGGTTATTGGAACTATTTTAGGGATTATAGTTGGCATTCCATTAACATTTTTGTTCCCTAGCATACCTGAGCAGTTAGTATTAATTATTATAACTGGCTGGCTGTTTTTCTTATTTAAAAATTCTCAATATGCTTATGCCACCGCATTTATTACGTTATTGGTATTTTTTAGTTTCAGTTTGATTGGTGAAAGTAGCATATCGGTTGCTATTTCACGAATTATAGCCACGTTAATTGGATGTTTTATTGCGTGGTTTGCGGTAAGTTTTATCTGGCCTGATTGGAAATTTAGAAATCTACCTAAATTAGTTGATCGTGTTTGTCATGATAACAGTCACTATTTGGCATTAATTGGACATCAATATTTATCGGGTAAAACCAATGATCCTCAATATCGTGTAGCACGCCGTGCTGCGCATGATAGCAGTGCCGATTTGTCATCACTAATTAGTTTAATGACTAAAGAGCCTCATATGAATCAAGCAATCATCGATAAAGGATTTCGCCTACTTACCCTGAATAATATATTAATCAGCTATTTATCAACGTTAGGAGCACATCGAGATAAAAATATCTCATCAAAAACCCTTGATCTGTTTGACGATTTAACTGTTTATATTATTAATCTTCTCAGTGATAAAAAATTAGATAGCGAATATCAAGCAATTAAACAGTCCGTTGCTGATTATATTGAATCTATTTCAATCAATGACGATCAGACCAATAGCGATCTATTGGTAATGCAACAATTAGCTTTAATACTTGATATTCTGCCAGAAATCGTCACACTTGTTAGTGAGTTGGATAATAAGACAGCTTAA
- a CDS encoding Nif3-like dinuclear metal center hexameric protein — MHHIELEQIINNELQISRYRDYAPNGLQVQGRSEVKKIVTGVTACQLLLDKAVELQADAVLVHHGFFWKNEPQTITGIKYRRIKTLLSHDINLYGYHLPLDGHLQFGNNIELAKLLDIKVDKHDDITDLMYTGSLSNPLTALEFKQQLEQVLHNGKSQVLFCGDNAPQIIKRIGWCSGGGQDFIEQAAQLGCDAFFTGEVSERTIHIAREYGINFYAAGHHATERYGIKKLGEWLASNYSLQSIFVDIHNPA, encoded by the coding sequence ATGCATCACATTGAACTTGAACAAATAATTAATAATGAATTGCAAATAAGTCGATACCGTGACTATGCACCCAATGGATTGCAGGTACAAGGACGAAGTGAGGTTAAAAAAATTGTTACAGGAGTAACAGCTTGTCAATTATTATTAGATAAAGCTGTCGAGTTACAAGCTGATGCTGTCCTTGTGCATCATGGTTTTTTTTGGAAAAATGAACCGCAAACCATTACAGGTATAAAATATCGACGTATAAAAACACTTTTATCGCATGATATTAATTTGTACGGTTATCATTTGCCATTGGATGGGCATCTTCAATTTGGCAATAATATCGAACTGGCTAAGTTGTTGGATATCAAAGTTGATAAACACGATGATATTACCGATTTAATGTATACCGGATCTTTAAGCAATCCGCTTACAGCCTTAGAGTTTAAACAACAGTTAGAGCAAGTATTACATAATGGTAAATCTCAAGTGTTATTTTGTGGTGATAATGCACCGCAAATTATCAAACGCATCGGGTGGTGCAGTGGTGGTGGGCAAGACTTTATAGAACAAGCTGCTCAACTTGGCTGTGATGCTTTTTTTACAGGGGAAGTATCTGAACGCACGATTCACATCGCCCGTGAATATGGTATTAATTTTTATGCTGCAGGTCACCATGCCACCGAACGCTATGGCATAAAAAAATTAGGAGAATGGTTGGCAAGTAATTATAGCTTGCAATCTATTTTTGTCGATATTCATAATCCAGCATAA
- a CDS encoding Grx4 family monothiol glutaredoxin, which translates to MTTLDKIKKQIAENPILLYMKGSPKLPSCGFSAQAVQVLSQCGVPFAYVDILQNPDIRAELPKFANWPTFPQLWVEGELVGGCDIMIEMFQTGELQTLIKETAEKHPI; encoded by the coding sequence ATGACAACACTTGATAAAATCAAAAAGCAGATTGCTGAAAATCCTATTCTTTTATATATGAAAGGTTCGCCAAAATTGCCAAGTTGTGGCTTTTCGGCTCAAGCAGTGCAGGTTTTATCTCAATGTGGCGTGCCGTTTGCTTATGTAGACATTTTACAGAATCCTGATATTCGTGCAGAACTACCAAAATTTGCTAACTGGCCTACTTTCCCACAATTATGGGTTGAAGGTGAATTAGTAGGAGGATGTGATATTATGATCGAAATGTTCCAAACTGGTGAGCTGCAAACGCTAATAAAAGAAACAGCGGAAAAGCATCCAATTTAG
- the dapA gene encoding 4-hydroxy-tetrahydrodipicolinate synthase, with product MFTGSLVALITPMDLKGNVDQVSLKKLVEYHIANGTSAIVSVGTTGESATLDHNEHIDVIKRTIDYADGRINIIAGTGANATKEAIELTNKVENIGVIGCLTVAPYYNKPTQEGMYQHFKAIAENTELPQILYNVPGRTSSDIKPETVARLSKIKNIVALKDATGDLSRVYKTRRLVGNEFKLLSGDDATFLDFMILGGDGVISVTANVAAKQVATVCKLAANNQIQEARAVNDSLLALHNNLFIEPNPTPVKWACTRLGLIDNGTIRLPMISLSESSIPAVEQALKDANLL from the coding sequence ATGTTTACAGGAAGTCTGGTCGCCCTTATTACACCAATGGATTTAAAAGGAAATGTAGACCAAGTAAGCTTAAAAAAACTGGTCGAATATCATATTGCTAATGGTACGTCAGCTATTGTTTCTGTTGGAACAACTGGTGAATCAGCAACGCTCGATCATAATGAACATATTGATGTCATTAAACGAACCATTGATTATGCTGATGGGCGTATTAATATCATTGCAGGAACAGGCGCAAATGCAACCAAAGAAGCGATTGAATTAACTAATAAAGTTGAAAATATTGGTGTAATTGGTTGTTTAACTGTGGCTCCTTATTATAATAAACCAACTCAAGAAGGTATGTATCAGCACTTTAAAGCCATTGCTGAAAATACCGAATTACCTCAAATTCTATACAATGTACCTGGTCGTACTAGTAGTGACATTAAACCAGAGACAGTCGCACGTTTGTCAAAAATTAAAAATATTGTTGCTTTAAAAGATGCTACTGGTGATCTTTCTCGTGTTTATAAAACACGAAGATTAGTCGGTAACGAGTTCAAACTTTTAAGTGGTGATGACGCAACTTTCTTAGATTTTATGATCTTAGGAGGAGATGGTGTCATTTCAGTTACTGCCAATGTTGCAGCAAAACAGGTTGCAACGGTTTGTAAATTAGCTGCAAATAATCAAATCCAAGAAGCACGAGCGGTAAATGACAGTCTATTAGCACTACACAACAATTTGTTTATTGAACCAAATCCAACACCAGTAAAATGGGCATGTACTCGATTAGGTTTAATAGATAATGGTACAATTCGTTTACCTATGATATCGCTGTCCGAATCTTCAATTCCAGCGGTAGAGCAAGCATTAAAAGATGCTAATTTACTGTAA
- the bamC gene encoding outer membrane protein assembly factor BamC, with translation MFDKTILHNYVVKKTAILTTIVSFFLVGCGSDQNYKREIDGNEDYLNSPALKPLIIPKGMSIPAESADFFIYKLDSKGNLGKQVDIRPPVVPIPTISDSFVVYNNGVVTFNSPLSADVWNKIPNTLNNRNIPISSSDNSTIKTGKAFIVRADEDQTVEASFIFERKIVGDTQTITVSLGSLTRGADDISSQPLEVQRYVVGLFNSLMDDLAPQSFREPLVKDPNENESKKEADKDAESMKRHKEDLKDHLNKR, from the coding sequence ATGTTTGATAAAACTATATTGCATAATTATGTCGTAAAAAAAACCGCTATTTTGACGACTATTGTTTCTTTTTTTCTTGTAGGATGTGGTAGCGATCAGAATTATAAGCGCGAAATTGATGGTAATGAAGATTATTTAAACTCACCTGCTTTAAAGCCCTTAATTATTCCTAAAGGTATGTCGATTCCAGCAGAATCAGCTGATTTCTTTATTTATAAACTCGATTCTAAAGGTAATTTGGGCAAACAAGTTGATATACGACCGCCTGTTGTACCTATTCCAACTATTTCTGATTCTTTTGTCGTTTATAATAATGGTGTCGTTACTTTTAATTCACCACTCAGCGCTGACGTATGGAATAAAATTCCAAATACCTTAAACAATAGGAATATTCCAATTAGTAGTAGTGATAATTCTACAATTAAAACAGGCAAAGCTTTTATTGTTCGAGCGGATGAAGACCAAACAGTAGAAGCATCGTTTATTTTTGAACGTAAAATTGTTGGTGATACTCAAACTATTACTGTTAGCTTAGGTTCATTAACTCGCGGCGCTGATGATATTTCTTCACAACCACTTGAAGTTCAACGTTACGTTGTTGGTTTATTCAATTCATTAATGGATGATCTTGCTCCGCAATCTTTTAGAGAACCATTAGTGAAAGATCCTAACGAAAATGAATCGAAAAAAGAAGCTGATAAAGATGCAGAGTCCATGAAAAGGCATAAAGAAGATCTTAAAGATCATCTTAACAAAAGATGA
- the rnt gene encoding ribonuclease T, whose amino-acid sequence MTIVPNARLCERFRGFYPVVIDIETSGFDPKQNAILEIAAITLKMNKDGWLEPDETLQFNVNPFEDAILEPTALAFNGIDPNNPLRGAVDEKVAIEAIFKMVRAGIKANDCNRAVIIAHNAHFDHSFLMTAAERAGIKRNPFHPFATFDTASLCGLIFGQTVLAKACEAAKIPFDHKQAHSALYDTQKTAILFCEIVNRYKRLGGWPLADISPQAELDNELNGEQLSQESDQQTE is encoded by the coding sequence ATAACTATTGTGCCAAACGCAAGATTATGTGAACGTTTTCGTGGTTTTTATCCCGTTGTGATTGATATCGAAACATCAGGCTTCGATCCAAAGCAAAATGCAATTTTAGAAATCGCCGCCATTACATTAAAAATGAATAAAGATGGCTGGCTTGAGCCTGATGAAACCTTACAATTTAATGTTAATCCATTTGAAGATGCAATTTTAGAACCTACTGCGCTGGCATTTAATGGGATTGATCCCAATAATCCCTTGCGTGGCGCAGTGGATGAAAAAGTTGCAATTGAAGCAATTTTCAAAATGGTAAGAGCAGGTATTAAAGCAAACGATTGTAACCGTGCGGTAATTATTGCTCATAATGCTCACTTTGATCATAGTTTTTTAATGACAGCCGCAGAGCGTGCAGGAATAAAACGTAATCCATTTCATCCATTTGCAACCTTTGATACCGCATCCCTATGTGGTTTAATATTTGGACAAACGGTTTTGGCTAAAGCCTGTGAAGCGGCAAAAATCCCATTCGACCACAAACAAGCCCATTCGGCGCTCTATGATACTCAAAAAACTGCCATTTTATTTTGTGAAATCGTCAATCGATATAAACGATTAGGAGGATGGCCGCTTGCTGATATATCACCACAAGCTGAGTTAGATAATGAGTTGAATGGTGAACAATTAAGCCAAGAGTCCGATCAACAAACAGAATAA
- a CDS encoding tetratricopeptide repeat protein produces the protein MPFLGIGLIGAIALFFAFHAIRTQQDRYWIYILFMVPLLGSIIYFAMIFLPELRSTPLGYQVESKLRKALDPERELREAQKQYEISQTTSTRIDLGKALVDNNRADEALIYYQQALTGIYATSPDILLQYAYALFMDHQYTKAKETLNFLREKNPDYKSDEGHLLYTKILVSLNEREQAKEELEALISYFPSLEAISFYLQTLIGWNNINNANHVLQIIEQRLKHLPKHSKRLNTQWIKEIEQSKQKLNQLNNEVN, from the coding sequence GTGCCATTTTTAGGAATTGGATTAATTGGTGCCATTGCATTGTTTTTTGCATTTCATGCAATTCGCACTCAACAGGATAGATATTGGATTTATATATTATTTATGGTTCCACTACTAGGCAGTATAATCTATTTTGCCATGATATTTCTACCTGAATTACGCTCCACACCACTTGGTTATCAAGTTGAATCAAAGTTACGTAAAGCGCTTGATCCTGAGCGCGAACTGCGCGAAGCACAAAAACAATATGAAATATCGCAAACCACCAGTACACGAATTGATTTAGGCAAAGCATTAGTTGACAATAATCGGGCAGATGAAGCTTTAATTTACTACCAACAAGCATTAACAGGTATTTATGCAACCTCACCAGATATTTTACTGCAATATGCTTATGCGCTATTTATGGATCATCAGTATACTAAAGCGAAAGAGACGTTAAATTTTTTACGTGAAAAAAACCCCGATTATAAGTCTGATGAAGGTCATTTACTCTATACTAAAATTTTGGTTTCTCTTAATGAAAGAGAGCAAGCGAAGGAAGAATTAGAAGCTTTAATTAGCTATTTCCCGAGCTTAGAAGCAATTTCTTTTTATTTACAAACCTTAATTGGCTGGAACAATATTAATAATGCAAATCATGTGTTACAAATCATAGAGCAACGTTTGAAACATTTACCCAAACATTCCAAACGATTAAATACCCAATGGATCAAAGAGATTGAACAATCTAAACAAAAGTTGAATCAATTAAACAACGAAGTGAATTGA